From Venturia canescens isolate UGA chromosome 3, ASM1945775v1, whole genome shotgun sequence:
TTTtcagaaaattcattcaaccGGAGGTAATTTAAAGAATTGTGAGACTCACGCGATGGAGATCTGGTGTCCGATTGATTATTAGTTGTCGCAGTGTTTAACGAGATCGCCCCGCTCGTACCGTTCGCACCATCCGAGCCATTGAAGTTCAAAAAGTCCCAGATTAGTATCGTGTCGTCGTGCGACGAGGATACTATTTGGAACTCGTCGAATTGAAGGCGAAAAACGCGTCCGGTGTGCTCCTAGCGcaacgaaaaaacaatttgcgTACTATAATCACTGGATTGACGTTTTTCCGGGTCGGCCGTCAGGGTGCGCAAGTGTAAATAGAGGAAATATTGATCATAGAAACGACAAAGGGAAGTTTCACCCCGTTAATTAGGTGacaatcgagaaaaatagtgagAACGAAGATACCGGGAAAATGTTAAATTCCAAGCTTACCACCAGGGTGCGAAGGCACAGAGTGTTTGCCACAGCACGTGGATCGAGGGCGGCGACCAAATCCCATACTTTAATTTTTctgaaatggaaataaaataaagtacGTGACGTTATTACGAAGTGGAATAATTCAATCGAGAACGGATGGACAATGGTTTACCCGTCATACGCTCCGCTGACAATGTGTTTTCTGTCGAATCTAATACACCTAACGAGTTCGTCGTGTCCCTCGAGAACGCGCAAACACGCACCACACTCAATGTCCCACAATCTTATGGTATTATCGCTGCTACCGCTCACTACCAAGCGATCTCTGTACTGCAAGCACGCTATTCCCCGCTTATGACCGTTCAACGTTCGAACGAATTCACAAGTCGACGTGTTCCATACTTTGATAGTCCTGTCACCACTCGCCGACACTATATACTTTTCGTCGAAATCCACAACATTCACGGCTGCACGGTGACCCACCAGTACACGACGGAGAGCTATTTCCGTTTGTGACGTCATGTCCCAAACCGCTATCGAACGATCCTGCAAACGAATGAGCGTAAAGTTTCAACAATCATAAAAGTTTAATAAACTCATTTCGATCGATACCGCAACTGTTAAAAAGCTACTTTTGTGTCGTGCTTGAAGGGATAACGAACCTTGGAACAAGTAACCATCATTCCATTATGAAATCTCAAATGTAAAACTGCTTCGCAATGGTGTATGAGAGTATTGACCATTTCGCCAGTGTTCGCGTCCCATACTCTGACAGTACTGTCCGAAGAGCCGGAAATAATGGCTTTATCGTCGTATTGAAGGCACAGCACCGAGCCCGTATGTCCTGTCAGAACCTTCGTGCACTTCAGCGTGTGTCTGTCCCATATTTTGATGGTGTTGTCCCTAAGACCCGAGACTATTTTCTCGTCGTCGTATTGCAGACAATAAACACCCTTAGAATTTTCGCTGCGACAATTGATTCGCTGCAGATTGTGATGACCCATTCGCCAATTATTGTCTATGCTGTCTATGTCTTTGACGATCTTTGGGAACAACGATCTGTAGAATGCGTGGTTCGGATGATTCTCGCCCGGACGTGGTTTGAACAAATACCCAATCctgttgaaaacaaaaaaaacacaattgaGCATCGTTAAACTTCGACGGTTGCTTATTAAGTAACGAAAATTTAATACGAACCATCCTCGCCTCTCGGCAAGCCCTCGCCAGACCGAATCGGTTCGCACTTTTCTCTCGATCAACTTCTTCCAGAGCATACCTTCGCTTATCACTCTGTACCATTCCTTGCATACCATCTCTGCCGCGCACAGAGAATCTGCATCCAGGTACGAGAGAATACTTTCTGCCACGTGAtccaatcctttttctgtAAACACACAattaaaaacgattttttaacttttcctTCTCAACTCAAATAATGTTAAATCGTTTCAACTGAGTTCTCCCAAAATTCGTGAGCAACGATAACTCCAGAACATTTTTGCAGTTCATTTTGACCCCCCAAAAGTAGGCTCTCtcgattcgaaaaataatgaaaaatgtggcCCATTTTATTGCAATGACACTGAAGCTTGCAACGtccgagtccaacgaaatgaacgaaaaccaattctccaattttttatttcacgaaccATCAGAGCAggctgaaaaactacgaatcgcaaatgagagacgaacaaaaaattgtccaattcgacgcgtttttttctcgttcttatCGTCGGATTCCAACGTTGcacaaacttcagcgtcgttgagaatttttcgtaagaattaGCACGactaaaaattgttttttgacAACTCACTTGGCAAAAGCGATATGAAGTCTCTCTGGAGCATAGGCTTTAAGAAAGTATTGATGTGTCCATGTTGATAGTGGCACATGCGGGCCAATAGTTGTTCCACGAAATGGACCTGCTCGGGTTCGCTCCATCTCTCGAAATATTTCATACACACGTCGCGCTCCTGGCTGTACTGGGCGGTCAGAGTGTTCGACGACAATTCTTTTTTGCGTGCCGCATCGTACAATATCGTCATAGGATACTGAAACATATACGAGAATATTGCATCAGATTGGAACAATCGAGAAAACTCGAACGTTATTGGCTCGTTGCTTTTTTTAATGCTATTGATATTCGGCTCGACAGAAACGTcaacaaatgtttatatttattcgtAAACTCTTTAAATATCCACTCCACTCATTCTTTCTAATTATTTTGACACCAACAATTGTTTGTCCCACTTTTGAACCGCGTGTCGAGTCACGATACAAAAACCGAAATTTCTCTCGAGtcattaaaacgaaaaaataagtcaaaaaaTCAGCTGGAATTTTCGGCGATAACGGATCGAaaaaccacattttttttttcaatacttcgtTTTTAGGGACTtctaaaaacaattttttgctGGCCTCTCAGCCATTTGTTGCAGCGTTCATTTTTCGATATAAAAATGCCTCTTAAATTTTAGTCCATCGTTCGAAATGTGTATAATAATCGGGAATAtacgagacgaaaaaaaaagtttggaaatCGATCAAAGGGGTGAAAACGAACGTTGTATTTATCGGAATAACGAGAGATGCCCATTTGTTGGCTCGAAGAGGGAATAAGTCCGCGATGAAAGACGAATTGAGGAACGATGCTCTTATAGCTCTCTATCTAACGGTATTAAGTACACTAGCAACTCGTATTTTCACCTTCTCGGGTACACCGCTCTCCGCGTATCCTTCTCCGAGTCATCTCACAGGtataataacaacaataaaGACGATTATTATTGTGGTTATTATGATAGAACGATGGAATAAATGTGGAGAAGGAGTCACTGACTCGTTACGAGATTTAGTAAATATTCGCGGTGTTCGTGCGAATCTAGAAAGCGTGAAGGCGATTTCGGATGGAAGGAGCCTTTGTTAAACTGATTTTGCGCCTGGTGGGCTTGCTCGGAGCGCGAACGCCTCATTCGGGAGCGCtatcgaaacgtttttttttattattacggTCTCTTACGCgttcgaagtattttttttttttcaattctagtCACTATTACGGCGAATGTGTAGGAATTCAGTAACTCGAATTTTCGAGTCAACTGTCATCGGATTTTATCgtaattatcgattttttcaataattccgattttcttgagaaCAAAGGATTTTTCGGCAGGATTTTTTAGAGCGACGCTTTTTTCTATGTCGATGCTCGAcactcatattttttaaataacattttctttcaaagGTAGAACGAAAAAGGCGCGACATTGAAgcggaaaaaaattggcaacGCGAACAATGTTGGCAAGTAGTT
This genomic window contains:
- the slmb gene encoding beta-TrCP isoform X2 — its product is MEKLSHLFSRAPPIFSFSWRLWFPTSGRQVLPAYPMTILYDAARKKELSSNTLTAQYSQERDVCMKYFERWSEPEQVHFVEQLLARMCHYQHGHINTFLKPMLQRDFISLLPKKGLDHVAESILSYLDADSLCAAEMVCKEWYRVISEGMLWKKLIERKVRTDSVWRGLAERRGWIGYLFKPRPGENHPNHAFYRSLFPKIVKDIDSIDNNWRMGHHNLQRINCRSENSKGVYCLQYDDEKIVSGLRDNTIKIWDRHTLKCTKVLTGHTGSVLCLQYDDKAIISGSSDSTVRVWDANTGEMVNTLIHHCEAVLHLRFHNGMMVTCSKDRSIAVWDMTSQTEIALRRVLVGHRAAVNVVDFDEKYIVSASGDRTIKVWNTSTCEFVRTLNGHKRGIACLQYRDRLVVSGSSDNTIRLWDIECGACLRVLEGHDELVRCIRFDRKHIVSGAYDGKIKVWDLVAALDPRAVANTLCLRTLVHTGRVFRLQFDEFQIVSSSHDDTILIWDFLNFNGSDGANGTSGAISLNTATTNNQSDTRSPSPFE
- the slmb gene encoding beta-TrCP isoform X1; translation: MEKLSHLFSRAPPIFSFSWRLWFPTSGRQVLPAYPMTILYDAARKKELSSNTLTAQYSQERDVCMKYFERWSEPEQVHFVEQLLARMCHYQHGHINTFLKPMLQRDFISLLPKKGLDHVAESILSYLDADSLCAAEMVCKEWYRVISEGMLWKKLIERKVRTDSVWRGLAERRGWIGYLFKPRPGENHPNHAFYRSLFPKIVKDIDSIDNNWRMGHHNLQRINCRSENSKGVYCLQYDDEKIVSGLRDNTIKIWDRHTLKCTKVLTGHTGSVLCLQYDDKAIISGSSDSTVRVWDANTGEMVNTLIHHCEAVLHLRFHNGMMVTCSKDRSIAVWDMTSQTEIALRRVLVGHRAAVNVVDFDEKYIVSASGDRTIKVWNTSTCEFVRTLNGHKRGIACLQYRDRLVVSGSSDNTIRLWDIECGACLRVLEGHDELVRCIRFDRKHIVSGAYDGKIKVWDLVAALDPRAVANTLCLRTLVEHTGRVFRLQFDEFQIVSSSHDDTILIWDFLNFNGSDGANGTSGAISLNTATTNNQSDTRSPSPFE
- the slmb gene encoding beta-TrCP isoform X3, which translates into the protein MINMETDRIIEDTNTNLQYPMTILYDAARKKELSSNTLTAQYSQERDVCMKYFERWSEPEQVHFVEQLLARMCHYQHGHINTFLKPMLQRDFISLLPKKGLDHVAESILSYLDADSLCAAEMVCKEWYRVISEGMLWKKLIERKVRTDSVWRGLAERRGWIGYLFKPRPGENHPNHAFYRSLFPKIVKDIDSIDNNWRMGHHNLQRINCRSENSKGVYCLQYDDEKIVSGLRDNTIKIWDRHTLKCTKVLTGHTGSVLCLQYDDKAIISGSSDSTVRVWDANTGEMVNTLIHHCEAVLHLRFHNGMMVTCSKDRSIAVWDMTSQTEIALRRVLVGHRAAVNVVDFDEKYIVSASGDRTIKVWNTSTCEFVRTLNGHKRGIACLQYRDRLVVSGSSDNTIRLWDIECGACLRVLEGHDELVRCIRFDRKHIVSGAYDGKIKVWDLVAALDPRAVANTLCLRTLVEHTGRVFRLQFDEFQIVSSSHDDTILIWDFLNFNGSDGANGTSGAISLNTATTNNQSDTRSPSPFE
- the slmb gene encoding beta-TrCP isoform X5, translated to MTILYDAARKKELSSNTLTAQYSQERDVCMKYFERWSEPEQVHFVEQLLARMCHYQHGHINTFLKPMLQRDFISLLPKKGLDHVAESILSYLDADSLCAAEMVCKEWYRVISEGMLWKKLIERKVRTDSVWRGLAERRGWIGYLFKPRPGENHPNHAFYRSLFPKIVKDIDSIDNNWRMGHHNLQRINCRSENSKGVYCLQYDDEKIVSGLRDNTIKIWDRHTLKCTKVLTGHTGSVLCLQYDDKAIISGSSDSTVRVWDANTGEMVNTLIHHCEAVLHLRFHNGMMVTCSKDRSIAVWDMTSQTEIALRRVLVGHRAAVNVVDFDEKYIVSASGDRTIKVWNTSTCEFVRTLNGHKRGIACLQYRDRLVVSGSSDNTIRLWDIECGACLRVLEGHDELVRCIRFDRKHIVSGAYDGKIKVWDLVAALDPRAVANTLCLRTLVEHTGRVFRLQFDEFQIVSSSHDDTILIWDFLNFNGSDGANGTSGAISLNTATTNNQSDTRSPSPFE
- the slmb gene encoding beta-TrCP isoform X4; its protein translation is MGISRYSDKYNYPMTILYDAARKKELSSNTLTAQYSQERDVCMKYFERWSEPEQVHFVEQLLARMCHYQHGHINTFLKPMLQRDFISLLPKKGLDHVAESILSYLDADSLCAAEMVCKEWYRVISEGMLWKKLIERKVRTDSVWRGLAERRGWIGYLFKPRPGENHPNHAFYRSLFPKIVKDIDSIDNNWRMGHHNLQRINCRSENSKGVYCLQYDDEKIVSGLRDNTIKIWDRHTLKCTKVLTGHTGSVLCLQYDDKAIISGSSDSTVRVWDANTGEMVNTLIHHCEAVLHLRFHNGMMVTCSKDRSIAVWDMTSQTEIALRRVLVGHRAAVNVVDFDEKYIVSASGDRTIKVWNTSTCEFVRTLNGHKRGIACLQYRDRLVVSGSSDNTIRLWDIECGACLRVLEGHDELVRCIRFDRKHIVSGAYDGKIKVWDLVAALDPRAVANTLCLRTLVEHTGRVFRLQFDEFQIVSSSHDDTILIWDFLNFNGSDGANGTSGAISLNTATTNNQSDTRSPSPFE